One segment of Rosa chinensis cultivar Old Blush chromosome 6, RchiOBHm-V2, whole genome shotgun sequence DNA contains the following:
- the LOC112171262 gene encoding protein RALF-like 33, whose translation MGMVVDSISSTPQHFSVRTSNHGRAMSTAPPRPDIKNIDSCSDGFSGDCLSYSVEDEEDGSNDDRPTRTISYEALKRNMVPCGQRGHSYYYCGISGQANPYRRGCSIITRCARSTD comes from the coding sequence aTGGGAATGGTGGTTGACTCAATATCATCAACCCCACAACACTTCTCTGTTAGAACCAGCAATCATGGAAGGGCAATGTCAACTGCACCACCGCGTCCAGATATTAAGAATATCGATTCTTGCAGTGATGGCTTTTCTGGTGACTGCCTCAGTTATtctgttgaagatgaagaagatggttCTAATGATGATAGGCCTACAAGAACTATAAGCTATGAAGCCCTAAAAAGAAATATGGTTCCATGTGGTCAACGTGGACATTCGTATTACTATTGTGGTATATCTGGGCAGGCTAATCCTTATAGGCGTGGCTGCAGTATCATCACACGTTGTGCTAGATCTACTGATTAA